Genomic DNA from Polycladomyces subterraneus:
TTGGCGATATTTGACGCCATCGCCCAAAGCGGTGTCCATTCCAACGTCTCCGTCAAGCTGACCCAACTGGGATTGGACATCAGCTACGACTTCTGTTTGGAAAACATGCACCGAATTGCGGCCAAAGCCAAAGAAAAGAGCAACTTTGTCCGCATCGACATGGAAGATTCTCCTCGAGTGCAACAAACGATCGATCTCTTCAAAACGCTGGTCAATGAATACGGGAAAGAACATGTGGGCCTTGTCATTCAATCCTATCTGTACAGATCCGAATCAGACGTCAAAGAGCTGGGCGAGATGGGCGTCAATCTGCGGATTGTCAAAGGAGCCTATAAGGAGCCCAAGGATGTAGCTTTCCCGGACAAAAAGGACGTGGACGAAAACTATCTCAAGTTGGTCGCTATGCACCTGAAAAACGGCTGCTACACTGCCATCGCCACCCACGACGAAAACATCATCAACTGGACCAAACAGTTCGTCAAGGAAAACAACATTCCTGACGACCTGTACGAATTCCAGATGTTGTACGGGGTGCGCAACGGACTGCAGCGGCAACTGGTGGCAGAAGGCTACAAAGTGCGGGTGTATACACCGTTCGGGAAAGATTGGTATCCCTACTTCACGCGCCGAATCGCCGAACGCCCGGCCAACGCACTGTTCGTGCTCAAAAGCTTTTTCAAGGATTAAAAAACGCGGTATTAACCAATCACGATTTTGGGCTGTTTTCCCTCTCGGTCCTCTTCCACAAAGCTCAAAGATTGCTCGTTGGAAAACGGCCACCCTTTTTTAGGGTGTGTCTGGTGGATACTGTCCACATTGCTTTCCCGGCTCTGACAAGGTGGCTGGATGGATCAGGCCGCCTTTTTTTGTTTTTTCGTTACAGCGTGATCTACATAATTCCTATAGGGATTCAAGACCATGATGACGAATGGAAGAAAAGGACGATCCTTCTATGGAGGTGGGGGAACATATCCTCGCTGTTTCAACGGGTCGACACGGTATTCTGCTATGTTCAAGACTTGGAACAAGCAAAAAGGTGGTATCAGGATGTATTCGGATTCTCTATTCGTTTTGAAAATGACGATATCTGTTCCCTGAATATCAGTGAAACACCACTAACCCTGATACAATCCCCTCCCGGTGAGCCGTTCCAACCTGCCAGGCGGGCGTTTTTCAATTTTTACGTCTCCGATACAGAGATGGCGAGAAACCATCTGCTGAAACATAATGTAATCGTAAGTGAGATTTTCGATGACAAAGATGTAAAATGGATGTGGTTCCAGGACCTCGATGGCAACCGCATCGAGATTTGTTGTTTTTCGTAAGGAGGAAACATCATGCGACCGGTTGCCCTTATCACCGGAGCATCGTCGGGGATTGGCCGCGCGTTTGCCGAGGAGCTGGCGAATAGGGGATATGATTTGGTGCTGGTCGCCCGCAGAACCTCCTTGCTGCAAGAGGTGGCAAACTTCGTCGAACAACGGGGGGCGAAGGCAAATGTGATCACGGCCGATTTGACCAACGAGGATGAGGTTGCTCGGATCAGTCAGTGGATGACTCAGCATCAAATCGACCTGCTCGTCAACAATGCGGGAATCGGGCTGTACGGGCCTGTCATTCATACCGATGCGCGCTTGGAACAGGCGTTGGTTCGTCTTCACATCCAAGTGCCGTTGGCCCTCACCCGTGCCGTTTTGCCTGGTATGATCACACGAAAGCAGGGCGGGATCATCCAAGTGTCCTCCTCTCTGGCCTTTTTCCCCACTCCCTACATGGCCGTATACGGAGCAGCCAAAACTTTTTTGCTTCATTACACAGAGGCGTTGGCTGAGGAGCTGAAAGGCACCGGCATCACCGTAACCGTTGTATGTCCGGGCAGTACCCAAAGCGAATTTGCGGGGCGAACGGGGATTACGCAGCCCTATGCCGTCCCTGCTGAACAAGTGGTGCGGGAGGCACTTGACGGATGGGAACAACAAAAAACGGTCGTGGTGACCGGGGTCCGCAACCGCTGGATCACCAGGTTGCCCCGCTTCTTGTCGAGGAAAACCATGCGGCGGCTCATCGCTGTCTTTTTCCGTGATCGAAGGCCGGATCGTTGAAGGTCCGGATCGCCGTTCATTCACATGATGGTTGGCTCTATCTGATACCGGTTTGAATTGGAGGATAAACGAACGGTCTTACCTATGATCTCCTCCACGAAGATTGTTGAGGTAACCACCAAATATTAGAATATCCCTTGATCCATGCTCATCCGCACCATGATATCGGCGTATCCTTCCATCCTTGAATGCGAGGTGTTGCACAATGGACACCGTCCACATCCTGTATTTTTTCACCGCTTCGGTGGCCATCACACTGATGCCCGGCCCCGACATTTTGTTCGTGATCGCGCAAAGCATGAGCCGGGGAAAAACCGCCGGGATCGCCACTGCTCTCGGTTTGTGTACCGGATTGATCGTTCACACACTGGCCGCCGCCCTAGGTGTTGCAGCGATTTTGCACCAATCGGCGATCGCGTTTGCCGTTTTGAAGTACGCCGGGGCACTGTATCTGCTCTATTTGGCTTGGCAGGCGGCGCGGGAAGGAAAAGCAACGTTTGACCTTCCACAAGCGGAACAACGTCCGCACTGGGCTCTCTATCGCAAAGGGATTTTCATGAATCTGCTCAATCCGAAGGTATCATTGTTTTTTCTTGCGTTTTTGCCGCAATTCGTCCCCCCGTCTGCGGAGAACGCCGTGTGGCCGATGATATTGTTGGGCTTCCTCTTTCTCCTGCAAGCATTGGTGGTGTTTACCG
This window encodes:
- a CDS encoding proline dehydrogenase family protein; this translates as MSFSRKAVLTIAGNPLVTRFVSKYGLKLGASRFVAGETLDEAVDIVKKLNEEGLVVTLDLLGESVTTEEEARQATDAILAIFDAIAQSGVHSNVSVKLTQLGLDISYDFCLENMHRIAAKAKEKSNFVRIDMEDSPRVQQTIDLFKTLVNEYGKEHVGLVIQSYLYRSESDVKELGEMGVNLRIVKGAYKEPKDVAFPDKKDVDENYLKLVAMHLKNGCYTAIATHDENIINWTKQFVKENNIPDDLYEFQMLYGVRNGLQRQLVAEGYKVRVYTPFGKDWYPYFTRRIAERPANALFVLKSFFKD
- a CDS encoding VOC family protein produces the protein MIYIIPIGIQDHDDEWKKRTILLWRWGNISSLFQRVDTVFCYVQDLEQAKRWYQDVFGFSIRFENDDICSLNISETPLTLIQSPPGEPFQPARRAFFNFYVSDTEMARNHLLKHNVIVSEIFDDKDVKWMWFQDLDGNRIEICCFS
- a CDS encoding SDR family NAD(P)-dependent oxidoreductase, producing the protein MRPVALITGASSGIGRAFAEELANRGYDLVLVARRTSLLQEVANFVEQRGAKANVITADLTNEDEVARISQWMTQHQIDLLVNNAGIGLYGPVIHTDARLEQALVRLHIQVPLALTRAVLPGMITRKQGGIIQVSSSLAFFPTPYMAVYGAAKTFLLHYTEALAEELKGTGITVTVVCPGSTQSEFAGRTGITQPYAVPAEQVVREALDGWEQQKTVVVTGVRNRWITRLPRFLSRKTMRRLIAVFFRDRRPDR
- a CDS encoding LysE family translocator; translation: MDTVHILYFFTASVAITLMPGPDILFVIAQSMSRGKTAGIATALGLCTGLIVHTLAAALGVAAILHQSAIAFAVLKYAGALYLLYLAWQAAREGKATFDLPQAEQRPHWALYRKGIFMNLLNPKVSLFFLAFLPQFVPPSAENAVWPMILLGFLFLLQALVVFTAVSIFAGMIGQRWLRRPAVARHVNKVKAALFAILGIRLALMER